The DNA window GATGTTCTCTATTTTTTTGCAAAGTTGACAATAAAGTTAAAGACTGTCtattagaaaataataacttttttgttgtaGTTTTAAACAGAAAGTAtgataaaataacaattattgaTGGTTCAAATCTTTGGTGTACAGACACAACCCTAGCTTGTTATGGGTTTTGTTACCTTTGTTTAAAAACTCTTATCCACTAAGCAACATGTATTGCAGTACAACATCTTGATTCAAAGGCAATAAGCCATTTTGTTCAGTATTTAAACAGCTGAAtgactaaaataataatattattttggaactttttcagttTTGTATAACATCAACCTGTTGCCTAGAGAATAAAAgtctatatgtataaaaacttCATTCAGTCATGTCCAGTCCTATTCTATAGATACAACGCCAGGGCCATAatttaatctatttttattgaaaaactaGCTCCACAAGAACACCCTAAATCAGCATTTGGATTCTGGACTACCCTGAATGCTGAGCGTATCAGTTCTGTATGATAGTCGATCTGAGCACCCTTAATGTACTCCAGTGAAGTTTCATCCACCACAACTTTGACACCGTCGCGCTGAAATActctgaaattaaattataattcacATTAGATTCTTATCtacataaacaataattaagtattacatattacaaatcaaaatatcaaaacaaatatgAATCAAATCCACAATGTATGCTTTGCTTAGGatgaatgataaaataaaatggatgGATGAAGTTCGTTTATTGTAGTTTCCCGTACGGCAACAGATATGCTGATCCAGTGAGGATCGTGTGGTGAAAACCAGGTAAATCATAACAATACCAGACAGTACTGACCTATCATCTTCCACGATTTTATCATCCAAATCAAATTTGTACTGGAATCCCGAACATCCTCCGCTCTCTACGGCAAGTCGTAGAAATGAATTTTTATCatctttacataatttttttagttgCTGCACACAGGTATCACTTATCGAAATTCCTTCACCATTAGACACCGCCTTTGCAACATTTTGAGTAGAATACAATAAACTCTTCCTGAAACAGTAGTTGGAGCTTATTCGGGCTATTTTATTAGCTGATCGAAACATTTTTAATatgtgtttttgtattttaatcgGATCGGAGgagtaaatatatatttctacGTAAAATTTTGGACAGCAAACGTCAAAATACTCAAAATATGACAATGACAACCCAACACAACTGTCAATGTCAAGTGTCACTGTCAACgcaaaaattatgaaatcatAAATTTTGCTCTGTGTCTCCATGAAGTCCAAGCTGCACTTCAGTGTTCTGAGGGTTGATACATTTTTGAGTTCCGTAGTTCAATAATTTGCAAAAACGGAACACTTTTAGGGTCACCCTTCACAGCTTCAAGTCACTATGAATAACGAAGCCTAATCTTTTGTCCAAGACATGCCAGCCCAGTGGGTCACCCGTCGATCAGCCCAGCCATGAGCCGTGAAAACATAGAGACGGTTGGTCGGTTAGTATGGCAATCAACGATATttaaatacgtaggtacttacgttctgagtccgcgttgttatttatttcaatgcaaaaaaatatatggttGTGGACAAAGCACAACTgtaagtacagtcagctgcatgaGTAactagctatacacttttgtaccttgtcaatctgaagcCGCCTATCTTGACGGTCCGTCAGTTTGAAGCATGTTTGAAGTGTACCTATAGCTTTGGTATAAGTAGCTACTtttgcagctgaccgtacttaTCAAGTTTTTCGGATCTAATTAGCCcaacaatagaatagaatggatattctttatttgtacactaAAACATggtcaaaaattacaaaaaacttaatctaactcATGTGTACAAATGGCagccttatcgcttaaagcgatttcatCTCAGTGatatccatttatctctgcaAAAGATTCAATATGAATTAAAGTATTTAGATGCTAATAAAGGACCTGGTCCAGATGGCCTCCCTGCCATATTCCTAAAGAATACTTCTGGAAGCGTCTGCACTCCtctttacattatttacaacAAATGCTTGAGGGAGGGAACCTGTCCGGCTTTGTGGAAAATGTCGAACATTGTTCCCGTGCATAAGAGTGGTAGCAGAAGTGAAGTAGATAAATATCGACCTATATCTATCATGTCAGCCTTGTCAAAGCTCCTGGAAAGACTCATACATTCTGTAATCTATCCGGCTCTCCATAAGATCATACTGCCCGAACAGCATGGTTTCGTCAAAAAGCGTTCAACAACTACTAACCTTATGTTATTTAGttcgtttatttttgaaaGTATCGATAATCGAGAGCAGGTGGATGCTGTTTATACGGATTTTCAGAAGGCCTTTGATAAGGTTGACCATGTTCTCCTTCTAAATAAGCTAGCGTATAACGGAATTAGAGGTAATCTTCTACGATGGTTCTGCTCATATATCTCGAATCGAAGCCAGAGAGTTGTGGTCAACGGATTTGCCTCCAATTCTGTACGAGTAACATCAGGAGTTCCCCAGGGCTCTATCTTAGGGCCGTTACTCttcgtaatttttataaatgatataaaaaaatgttttctaaATACGAAATTCTTACTGTATGCGGATGaccttaaaatttataaaacaattcaCAGCATTGCAGACTGCAATCTGTTTCAAGATGATCTCGACCGCTTTTCTAATTATTGCAtcacaaataaattacatcTTAGCCTTTCTAAGtgtaatacaataatatttaccaaaaataaaaatataactcgCTTCACTTACACTCTCTGTGAGGCCCCCTTGCGAGAAGTTACTACGGTGCGCGATCTGGGTGTTACCCTTGACTCTAAATTTAAACTCGACCAGCATATAGAACAAATCGTCAGTAAGGCCTTCCAAATGTATGGTTTTGTCATGAGAGCAGC is part of the Plutella xylostella chromosome 3, ilPluXylo3.1, whole genome shotgun sequence genome and encodes:
- the LOC119693498 gene encoding iron-sulfur cluster assembly 2 homolog, mitochondrial — translated: MFRSANKIARISSNYCFRKSLLYSTQNVAKAVSNGEGISISDTCVQQLKKLCKDDKNSFLRLAVESGGCSGFQYKFDLDDKIVEDDRVFQRDGVKVVVDETSLEYIKGAQIDYHTELIRSAFRVVQNPNADLGCSCGASFSIKID